CCTGCCTGATCCTCTCCTTCACGGCCTCTCGGAGCGTTGCTTTTGTTGCTGCCGCATACTCTCCACCCTCATCTTTGATGACTCTGTGCCGGGCTATGCGTTTCTCTAGATACCGGCCCACGTCCTCGTCAGATGCGCGAATCTCGAGGGATAAGTACTGGCCAAACATGGCCTCGATTCTCTTGTCAGGCCGAGAAGTCACAAACacgttgaccttgacctcttgtTGCATTCTGAATATCTCGGGCAAGAGATTTGAGACCTCTTCACATTCATCGAGTGCGTCAATGACGACATAGACGCgcgagaagagaagggtgGACTCAATCAAGGCATCTGTAAACTCTTGGGCTGATACCGAGCCAAGCTGCCTGCCTTTGTTCTTTGAATAGAGACGTAGCACGCATTCTGGCATGCTCGGGCTTGCTTCGATTAACTGCCTCAGTAAACTTGCGAGGACGTGGACCACCTTCTGTTGCTCTCGTTTTCCAATGTCGCAATACATGAAAATGACGAATGTCTTCTCATGTGAGGTGCGCCGTAAGTGGTCAATAGCAAGGGAAGCCATCACAGTCTTCCCAGCCCCAGGTAGGCCTTGGCAGAACAACGTTGTCTCGGCTCCTGTGAGCCATTCGTTGAATTGAGGGGAGTCGAGGAACCATCTGCCTGTTCCTGGCTCGCATCTTGTGAAGTAATTGTCTTGCGGGTGTCGCCAGCCCTCCTGTCCTAGCCAATCCAGGACCTCTTGCTGTTTAATCCCCTCCCTCAGGCTGTCGACATGTTCACCTACTTCCCCAATCTTGCCCTCCACTGTCATGGCATGCTCAGAACCTGCAAAGAGGTGCCGGGGGGCTCTATTACTTACCGCTCTTGAGTGTTTGCATAAGATCTTGGAGACTCATAGCCGCATTCACTTCCTGTCCAGTGATCTCCGTGAGGACGGCCTTGCCGTATGCCGCCGCGGCCGCTGCGGCATATCGATGCCAATCGTCGTTCTTGTGTGTATCTGCGTAATCGCATATTCCTCTAATGACAAGGCAAGGGATCTGGTCCACGATGCCAgctgcctccatctcgaagcaAATCGCGTCTTCGTTGCCCCTGCATAGACGGCGACGATCCTCTGGGTTCTTCACAACCCCACCTCCGGACAAAATGAGGCCTAGATGGACCAATGACTGGTCAATCTCATCTCGCGGTTTGCGGAAAACCACACTCTCTTTACCCAAAGCCTCGCACTCGCTGCAATCTCCGCTTGCATTGACGTGATGAAATTCATCCTTGAAGAGAacatcatctttggctggCCGTTTATAGCGTCCATGGTTCTTGCCAATGGCTGTCAGGGTGACATAGTGTGGTCTccagcccatctcttcctcatATTCCTCCAGACGGTGGCATGCATTTATCAGGATCGAGGGGGGCTTGTTCAAGCAACCTTTGAGGATGAATGACCCGTCTTGTTCGTATTTGCCAAAGTCGTACTGAAGCACTCCAGGGTGGCTGCCGCCAGGAATTCCGACGGCGATATCGCCCAACCGTATATCCTGGGTTTGACTCGGTATGCCGCCTCCAATACCAATCATCAGGGCAAATCGAATGTTTGGGAACTGTTGGATAACGGTGGCGGCGCATGCCGCGGCATTTACGGGCCCCATCTGTGTTCCTCGAGCGAGAACGACATTGTGATCCCTTATGCGGCCGTAAGAGTAGTTAAACGAGTCTACACCGGAGATCACTGGGTGGCTTATCAATCGCTCATCCAAGGTAAACTTGACAGCGGTAATTTCGATAGCAAGGGCGCAAAATATGACTACCGTTATGTCTTGGGAGGGGACTGCCTTCAACTCTTCTGGCTGAGGGAGCTGATTCATGGCATCTCTTCTGTCCCTAGAGGCGCGGGATAACGGTAGATAAGCCAGCGGCTCTGTATTCTGGCATTCGAGGAGCACAAAATACTGAATTAAAAGTGAATATTTTGTGATAGAGCATTAACGCGAATACTGATGCTTCTTAGTAGGGATTAAAAAGAGTACGAGCCTTCGCGGAGGGCGGGGAAATGAGGCCATTTCTGCGAGGGCGCCTCACAGCTCAAGCGGATTGGCAGAGGTTCTGCACATTGGAACCGAAGAAAAGAAGTTCCGGAACACCCCGATCACCCCGATACGAGGCACTTACTGAATAAACCAATATCCAGGACCAAACACGCTCGCTCGCTCACTATCCTTACTTACCGACATTGGAATTTTAGCTAGCGTGCCATCTGTATCACCATGTTGACATTTGGACAGGGCCTTGTCTTAAGCCGATTTACCACATGAAGAAATTTAATCTTTAAGGCTTATTAGGATTATACCTATTGAAGACAAGTTATCTTTTGATATAATGACAGTGTCTGACAGACTTGCTGCTGCCTGGTTGCTTTTGCCTCTGGCTGAAAGAAAGGAATCTAAAAGtccatcgtcatcactgCGCGTGATCATTAATAGTCTCGGTGATGCTAGGTGGTTAAAACTAGTTTTAAGAGCCATGTTTGCAGTACCACTTAGGCCGTGGCCTTGCTTGTGATGTTTTCGCCCCTCTTCTCCTGTCCAACCTCTGCGGCCACAGCAGACTTGAGGTCGACCTCAACCTTTTCACCGAACTTGGCGTTGATTTCCTCAAGGGGAAGACCGATAGTCTTGTTGATGTTAGTAATGTGTGCTGCAAGGCCTTGAAGGCGGGACTAACCTCAGGGAAGGTGAACCAAATGGCAATGGTGCTGATAACGGTGACGACAACAAAGATCATGTAGAACTTCCAGCCAATGTTCTTCAAGCCAACAGTCACGGGGGCACTGTATGCAATGGAGTTACCGAAGAAGGAAGCAAAGACGAGAGTCGAGCCCTCGCTGCGGAGATCTAGAAACCGACATGTCAGCGAGGTTACATATCGACGAAGGCGGTTGAACTCACGAGTAGGCCAAATCTCGGATCCATAGGCATAGGCGGTACACTCGATTGTTGTGGTGAAGAAAGCACCGAAGATGAAGTAGATGGCCACGGCAGCGTTGAGACCGGGGCCGTCGTCAGTGCCGAGATAGAACTTTTGAAGAGCGGCCATGACGCTGAGGATAGCAGCAGATCCAAAGCCACCGATGACTATAGAAATGATAGGTTAGAAGCGTCCCTGGCGATGAGTGTGTTGTGGAAACTTACCAAGAAGCCTGACACGAGGGACGCggtcgagaaggagaacgtTGAAACCGCATCCAATAACGGCGCACACAGTCCAGACAACTCCAAGAGCCATCTGCAGAGTAACGCCAAATCCAAGACCACCCATGAGGACGGGGACAAGGTTGGCAATGGCAGTGATACCAGTACCCTGAGCCATGACCCAAAGAAGGATAGAGCAGTAGGCTCTCTTCAAGAGGTGTCGCGTAGTAAAGATGTACCAGAAACCACCGGGCAGATTCTTCTCAGTCTCGACCTGGGCCTTGATCTGAGTCGCCTCAGCATGGGCAAGCACGCCGTTGGGGTccgtcttggtcttgtgCAGCTTGACCAGAATGGCGAGtgcttcatcatcacggcCTTGCTCCATGAGCCAACGAGGAGACTCGGGGAGGAAGTAGAGCGAGATGAGGTGGACAACGCCCATGCCGGTCAGGACAATGAAGATGAGACGCCACTGGATAGCCGAGTGGACGTAGCTGAAGGCAAGGTTGAAGACGGCGCAGAGGATGTAGGCAGTGACAACGCCGACGCCCTGCATACCGACGAGAGATCCACGAGCGTGAGGAGGAGCCACCTCGCTCATGTACACAGGAGAGTTGGCAAATACCATGCCGGCTCCGATACCGCAGATGACGCGAAAGACGAGGAGCATGGCAATGTTGACAGAGGCGGCTTGGAGAGCGCCGGAcaggatgacgatgccggCGGCTACGGCGTTACAGAGACGGCGACCGTAGTGCTTCGCGAGGGGAGCCTGGGCCAGAGAGCCAACCATGGCGCCGGCGAGGAAACTGAACGAGGTCAGCACGTTTCTCATGATTTTTCGTAAAGAACTCACCCTCCGAGGAGTCCATCGGTTCTTTGGGCGGCATCTGGGGTCGACAAGAACTTGGCGATGAAAGAAGGCTGAGCCAATGTTCCAGCAATGGCGTTGGCGCTGAAGCCATAGAGATATCCGCCCAGAGCAGCtgtgatgatgaccttgaagCTGTCAGAGATGCTTCGTCTCAACAAAATGTGAATCGCTTACCTGGTAGGTAATCCAGCTGACAGAGTGCGTCACAGCCTTGACTGCATCGCCAGAGTCGGAAGAAGACTTGCTGGCAGTGTTGTCATTGTTCTCGGAGCCAGTAAACTCCTGGCTAGTCTCGAGCTGAGTCTTGTCAGCTTCCGAAGCCATCTTTGCGTCCTCTAGCCAGTCAAGCTTTCAAAAACTCAAAGAAGTGAAAATGAGACGTCCACGAACAAAAAACAGACGAGGACGGGGACACAAGATGCCTTGAGGAGAACAGAGGGGttagaggaagaggagagaagaagccctGATAATGAAAGACAGCATGCGATGCAACCTTGCCGCATGCCGCATTTGCCATGTGCGCTGACAGAGATAGCAGACCCGTGCGATACAACCGAAGCCCACGGGGATCCTTTCAGCTTCCGGCATGAATCGTATGTGCCTACAGAGACTATGTAACTTATCCCCTGAGAACGAATCGGGTCGTGCTCCACTTGCCATGTATCGCTGTCCCATGTTCGAAACCAGCGGATTACTTGACTAGCGTGCGGTACATTCCCTCCCAAGGATGGACCCTAGTCTTGTAGATCCttcatccatctcgtcgtATATCCTTGTCGTTGATAGTCATAGCCGTGTTTTGCTAAGACCTGCATGGTTCGAGGAGTAGTCTGATGCCCAACGGTGCAAAACGGGCATGGTATGAGCTCTCCTCAGTCGAATGCGTCTCTGATCTTCGCTTGAGTAGCTCTATTTAActgctttttttcttcgtTCTTCCCTCGGCCAGTCATTTCTGCACATCTCTTTCCACACCCGAACCAGTCATTATTCTCCAATCCTACACCTATTCCCCATTCTTCAATCACCATGGCTCCTCCGCACGTCCCTGAAGCCGCCATCTTTCCCgtcctcaaggacaaggttgcACTCATCACTGGTGGTGCGCAGGGAATGGGCAAGGCCACTGCAGAGGTCTTTCTCAAGGCCGGCGCCAAGGTCGTCATCTGCGATGTGCAGCAAgacaagggcgaggaggtgGCCAAGGAGCTGTCTGCTCTAGGCGAGGTCTACTTCACCAGGGCTGACATCTCATCTTCTGAGGATGTGGCTGCCCTCGTCAAGTTCACAGTGGACAAGTTTGGTCGTCTGGACTGCGCAGTGAATAACGCTGCGCTGACTCCTGACAAGACACCGCTTaccgactttgacgagacgTACTGGGATAAGCTGATCAGCATCAACCTCACTGGCACGGCGCTGTGCGTCAAGCACGAGATGAAGCAGTTCATCGCCCAGGGAGGCGGTGGTTCCATTGTCAACATTGCCAGCATCAACGCCTTCAAGCCACAGCCCAACATGCCGGCCTACACAGCTGCCAAGCACGCCCTCGTGGGTCTGACAAAGCACGCGAGCATGGAGGGTGGCCCGCATGGCATTCGAGTAAACGCCGTGGCGCCAGGAGCCATCTTTGTAAGTTGATGAGTCTAATTGTGGCGATTCTGAGTAAGAGCTAACCGACTCCAACAAGACTGTCATGGCTGAAAAGGCTCTGGAGATTATGGGGACGACACACGACGAGTTCGCGCCAACCGTCAGCTACCTGAGCCGGTTCGGCATGCCCCACGAGGTGGCACAGGGATCTCTCTGGCTGTCTTCGCCGGCATCTTCCTATGTGACGGGAATCACCCTCCCGGTGGACGGTGGCTTCATGGCCAAGTAATGTTGTATGTAGCATGACTCGCGTGCAGGAGCCCTTGCTGGTATCGCGACAACTGTAGAACTTTGTACATCCATACATATCCTTGCGTTTTCGAAACGAGAAACTTTGCTTTTTTCCCCAGTTGTATTTCTTAATTCCGCTATCGGACTATTCACCGTCAGTGTTCCTCGGCGTGAACCTTGCATAATCTTTTCCACAACCCAACTACCGGCGTGACCGGGGAACCATGGCCGGCGCCAGGGTGCCACCCGGGGAacaagaagaccctgttgGTGACATCCCAACAAGGTCACTCAGCGGCCGCTTGCCCTAGACGAGCTCTGCCGAACAAATTTCCTCGGGACGATCATCTCTTGTTTGAGATGGGTCGCGACTAGGGACTCTACGAAACCCGTCTCTTCCCCGCTCGTTTGACGTCCAATCGTGATTCAGCAAGATCACCCCAAGTGGTGATTGGTAGACAGGATCCAACTCGAGATAGTCCGCTCTAATGCGGCCCGATGCAAGGGTGAACCGGGAAGTTCTGTAGCATCCGGCCCCCCTAGTGGAGTTTTGGATAGTGTAACGGCTGGGGGATTTAGGCGAAAggcaaaaaagcaaagagtGGCAGTTAGACCCAGCTCAATCCTGAGGTCAGTTGATCAATCAGCCAGTTCAGGGCATAAGTTCGTAGTCACTTGCGAATCACCGAGGGACATCAAGGCGTGATTGAGACTCAGTCAATGAGATCGACAACCCTTATCACCTATATACATGGGGAAACTATCCTCCTTCGCCTAAGTGCTGAACGTTAGGCCGCCGTTGGCGCTCACCAAGCTACCAGTCATCCAGCTAGATTCAGGTGAGCAGATCATGGCGACCAGATTCGCAATCTCCTCTGGATATGCGGCTCTGCCACCAAACTTCTTTCCCAGCTCCTGCACCTCTGGCCCGTCTGTCTCTCTAACAGGAACAAGAGGTGTCAGAGGGTTCCACAAGGCCAAAGCCTGCTTGATCTCGTCAGGTGCCGTCATGTACATGTCAGTCATGACAGGTCCCgggttgatggtgttgaccgTGCAGTTCTCTGCAAGCTCACGGGCCCAGACCCttgccatggcctccatgGACGCCTTGGTACCTGCGTAGAGGGTTGTTTGAGGGGTGCCGATTTTGGGGTTGATGCTGGACATCATGACGATGCGGCCGGACCGGTCTGTCGGTAGGTAGGGCTTGCACACGCCCGTAAGCAGTGCAGGGCCCAAGACGTTGACACGGTAAATGTGGTCGAATTCATCTTGCTTCACACTCTCGACTGGGCCGAGGTAAAGCACAGCTGCATTGTGCACAATGATGCTGATCTTCAAGTCGTCGCCACCAAAGTGCTCTTTGCAGACAGCGATAAGGCTATCACAGTTCTCAGCCTTGCTAATGTCGGCTCTACACGGCACAGCCTTGACCGAgtgcttctcctcgagctccttgcaCAGGGTTGCAGCAGGACCGTCAGAGGATTCAGTGGCGTAGTTGACCAGAATGTTGGCACCTCTGGCAGCGAGAGCGCGTGCAATGTAGGATCCGATGCCTACAAAAGAAGAATGAAGCAAGACGATCAGGTTATCTGTGTATATCGCGTAAAGAGACGACAGGGGAGAACCTACCACGGGCGGACCCAGTGACAATGGCAAGCTTGCCTTCGTGAACTCTAGCGTCGGAAGTACCACCCATAGTGATCGATGGACAAGGAAGGTTACTGCGTACAGAAATTCTGATGACTACAACGAGCTGCGAGGGGAGCGGAACTTTAAGAGATTCCGCATTGCATGGTATCCACCGCTGTCAGTTCTCATGGGTGAGGGCTTTCGTCTTGGAATCAAGCGGTGGATGCACTTGAAGCCACCATCATACGAGTTGCGTATCTTTGCCCATGAACCAACTTCATCCAACCTCCTGTCCAGTGTAACAGTATGCCAGGGGACCAGACATACCAAGGTCCCACCATCCGGTCCCTATCCTCCAGGGTTTCGCGATCATCGTTTGCGAAATCTCAGGGGGGTTAGACGAGCAAAGTCTATAGTACGTATCCGTCCCGTGATCGGCAGACTAACAACCGCGCCGGGGTAACATCTGTTGTCGATCCCCTAACCTGAATTAGACCATTATCTCCACGCACCGGGGTTCGGCATTGGAAAATTGGCTCATGTCTACCCGATCCCGAGCAATATCATGGGCCTGCTATGCCCATCACAGAGCCAAGTGGATCTGCCGTTGCACCAGGCACCGAGCAAGCACCCATTGGCATCAATCATGGACCTGGCAGATTTGCTGCAAGTCCCGGGACCAGTGCAGTAACTACGCGGCCTTTTCCCTGAGTGATGGAAGGCCTCGGTAAAGTACCGCTCACTGATGAGTGAACAAATCGTCTGACTCGTTGGTGCAAGGCGTTCCTTCAACTGGCTCGACGCCACTCCGTAGTTCAGCTCATCACATCAGTCAGACGAGAAATCCTGCAACCGTTGATGTTTCCAAAGCAGGTTCCAAAAAGGAAACCATTCTGGTCCCGGCACTCCACGTTTCATCACTAAAGAAAGTTCCAAGGTGCGGGTAGACAACGGTCTCTCCCAGCCCCATTCTTGCGGATGAGGGAACCACAAAGAGAAGCCCAATCAAGGAAAGGGGGATGAAACTTGGGCCGCATGAACACCGTTGGCAATTTAAATTGCCCAACTACCGCCATGCTGGGAGACCCGTTTCTGTCATATTCTTCGAAACCCCCCCTTTTCGAATTCCACTTCCCGTCCACCCCCAGCAAGTGTTCCCGAAGTGGCTTTTAGGCCTGGCCACCCCGTCGAGCCGTTGGTTCCTCCCTGCTTGCCGTGTCTTTACAATTTTCCAACTCTTGGACATCTCATCTTGAGCGTCAACCAACACCATGGCGGCCCATGTGATGGCAGGAATTGGGGGTAAAGGAGGAACCGTGGTTGGAGTCCTCTGGTTTGAGAATGTCTTGACTTATGTCTTGGTCGCAGCGCGAGTATACACTCGTCGATACATCAGAGGTTCGGTTGGCTGGGACGACCTTTGTCTGGTTATCACTTCGGTTAGTATTTCTTGGTCATGTCTTGGAAACCGTCTAACGTTTCTAACATCTATCAGCTTCTCATGACTGTCTTTGCCATCTTGACTACAATCGCTTGTGCTCATGGAATGGGTCAGCatgttgatgaccttgagaCTTATCAGTTCTCAGATGCTTTGCTGTACCTCCTATGCGCCCAGTCTGTTGTCTCGATGGCGATTGGCATGGGCAAGGTGACTGTCGCCGTCTTCTTGCTGCGCATTGTTACTGCATCTTGGTACGTCCTATCTCGCTTACGAAGCCCTATGGACGCTAACTGATAGCTCTACCAGGCACCGTTGGTTCCTTTGGTTCTGTATCGCGTCCATGATGATACTCAGCATCTTCCTTTCCATCGCCGTTTTCGCGCAATGCACTCCGGTGGAATCCATCTGGAACCCTTTGTTGATAGACCAGAAGGTGTGCTATCTCAGCCTCACCGTGGTGGCCTTCATCGACTGTGGTAAGTATTGGAACGGCTTGTTTGAAAAATATTGGCCAGTATCTAATTATCATACCAGCATACGCCGCGGCAATGGACTTTGCACTGGCTGCCTTCCCCTGGGTCGCCCTTCGCGGTCTGAAGATGAAGCGCAAGGAGCGCATTTCCATCTGTGTTTCGCTCAGTCTTGGAGTCTTGTAAGTCATCGTGAAGGGCAAGGCCCCACATGATCAACAACTAACCATGCCCAGCGCTGGTGTTTGCGGTGTCATTAGGACGTCGGGACTGGAGGTTTTGAGTAACTCTCGCGATTATCTCTGTAAGTATACCTCATCATGCTTCGTCCACTTCAAATTACTAATCGGCATTCATCAGATGCCACCTCGGACTCGGTTATCTGGACCGCCAGCGAAGTTACCACAACCATCGTCTGCGTCACCCTCCCCGCTCTTCGTCCCCTATACAACAAGGTCCGCGGCCAAGAGTCGAGCTCGGCTGGCTACCAGCAACACGACGACTCAGCCTACAACACCGGTGGCTCATTCCACATGAGCTCGTATGCGAACAAACGCAAGGACAATGGCCTCGGATATCCCAAGGGCAGCAGCAACTTTGCCAGCGCCGAGGCATCTCGAGATCCGACTACGATCAAGAACGATAGCGACGAAACCATTTTGCTGCAAGGTGAAGGAAAGAATATTATGAGGGTCCAAGAAGTCAGCGTGTCGTACGACAATGGAAATTCGCTGAACAATGTGTCGATAAAGCAAGATGTTTGATTGAAGGCAAATCAAACAAATCAACTTTTCTGTAACACTAGCTCGGAGTTGGATAGAGAATAATGAACCTGAAGCGTTTGAATAACTTGCTTGACAGCCCCAACAACGGGCTACCCTACATAGTGACGATGCTGGCAGGGAATGCCCTCTTACCCCTTGAAATAAGGATGACCATACTTGTAGGGTAGTCGTATTAATTATTTGTGCCCCAACATCTCCAAAGCGCCACCCCAGAGGACGCAGTCCTTCCTCGTGCTGCCAGCTGGGTTGAACCGACCTATCGCTTATTACACAATATTTGGCGGACTTCTCTTATCGATCTCGTATCTCACAAGCGAGGCGAACAGTACTTACATGGATATGGGTTGGGCAGATTCAGAACATCGACCCTTGCATTTTTCGCTAACCCGTTTCCCCACGCAATCAGATCTCAGATGCTCAATTAATCGTTGACATTAATCAATGATAcgtgttgttggttgtgttcGACGTAGAACTAACAAGGCGAACTAGACAAGGGAGATTGCTGATGGTGCTAAGGGAATGGTATTGAAGAGGAGTGAGGCTATGAATGCCAAGATCTCATCCATTTTTCTG
This Fusarium keratoplasticum isolate Fu6.1 chromosome 6, whole genome shotgun sequence DNA region includes the following protein-coding sequences:
- a CDS encoding NACHT domain-containing protein; its protein translation is MNQLPQPEELKAVPSQDITVVIFCALAIEITAVKFTLDERLISHPVISGVDSFNYSYGRIRDHNVVLARGTQMGPVNAAACAATVIQQFPNIRFALMIGIGGGIPSQTQDIRLGDIAVGIPGGSHPGVLQYDFGKYEQDGSFILKGCLNKPPSILINACHRLEEYEEEMGWRPHYVTLTAIGKNHGRYKRPAKDDVLFKDEFHHVNASGDCSECEALGKESVVFRKPRDEIDQSLVHLGLILSGGGVVKNPEDRRRLCRGNEDAICFEMEAAGIVDQIPCLVIRGICDYADTHKNDDWHRYAAAAAAAYGKAVLTEITGQEVNAAMSLQDLMQTLKSVEGKIGEVGEHVDSLREGIKQQEVLDWLGQEGWRHPQDNYFTRCEPGTGRWFLDSPQFNEWLTGAETTLFCQGLPGAGKTVMASLAIDHLRRTSHEKTFVIFMYCDIGKREQQKVVHVLASLLRQLIEASPSMPECVLRLYSKNKGRQLGSVSAQEFTDALIESTLLFSRVYVVIDALDECEEVSNLLPEIFRMQQEVKVNVFVTSRPDKRIEAMFGQYLSLEIRASDEDVGRYLEKRIARHRVIKDEGGEYAAATKATLREAVKERIRQVSDGIFLLARFHMDSVLEMTSPNRMRGSIEMLPQGPAAYREIYLKTAKRIDNQPEEYRTLAKKTLIWLVCAMRPITVSELREALAIKINTSRLDHDDFSSTESIVEACKGLVAIGKDGVIQLLHHTAREYLDSNFGWLEGSSIRELTVTGGKARSLSVEAVEAVERPRATAQHDITLKLITYISFDTFETGPCTGYHHYREREKSNRLYRYASCHWGDHLKSCGPHVSDIVDLGTGSLLTRLFGSKKKSGSLIQAYFNGDSPSSKLAEMNGDYLEGFTSLHLAASCGVEPLVTAILKNHQVNAKDSLGRAPLSYAAEKGHVEVVIRLLQAGAHIETSDQEAQAPLAYAAQWGQKEVVRCLLEENADTERRNLERKTSLMLAVMGGHHAVADLLIEGGANIEARDSRYMTLLNWAAENGRANAVEYLLQRNARTDTRDLRYRTPLIQAAEGGHIDAARLLFNRGVDIEARDSRKYTALLAAANKGHTNLVEGLRSWERHQGREGNTSSERG
- a CDS encoding MFS domain-containing protein, with translation MASEADKTQLETSQEFTGSENNDNTASKSSSDSGDAVKAVTHSVSWITYQVIITAALGGYLYGFSANAIAGTLAQPSFIAKFLSTPDAAQRTDGLLGGFLAGAMVGSLAQAPLAKHYGRRLCNAVAAGIVILSGALQAASVNIAMLLVFRVICGIGAGMVFANSPVYMSEVAPPHARGSLVGMQGVGVVTAYILCAVFNLAFSYVHSAIQWRLIFIVLTGMGVVHLISLYFLPESPRWLMEQGRDDEALAILVKLHKTKTDPNGVLAHAEATQIKAQVETEKNLPGGFWYIFTTRHLLKRAYCSILLWVMAQGTGITAIANLVPVLMGGLGFGVTLQMALGVVWTVCAVIGCGFNVLLLDRVPRVRLLVIGGFGSAAILSVMAALQKFYLGTDDGPGLNAAVAIYFIFGAFFTTTIECTAYAYGSEIWPTHLRSEGSTLVFASFFGNSIAYSAPVTVGLKNIGWKFYMIFVVVTVISTIAIWFTFPETIGLPLEEINAKFGEKVEVDLKSAVAAEVGQEKRGENITSKATA